From Pandoraea norimbergensis, the proteins below share one genomic window:
- a CDS encoding DMT family transporter — translation MGQGISFGLAAGALWGLVFLAPRLLPGFSPLELSAARYVLYGLVSALLLAPLWARLRHSVTGNDWRALFRLSLVGNLIYYLFLAGAVQMAGIAPASLIVGVLPVTVTLVGSRDHGALPLSRLAGPLALVAAGIVCINVDVFAHATANGGDWRLTLLGILCAVGALVSWTWYAVANARYLARFGHFTSQEWSLLTGVATGVLALALAVPAVLLPHPVAADVPRDWQMFILVNIAVAVGASTIGNAFWNAASRRLPLTLSGQMIVFETLFALVYGFIYEHRLPRLLEVAAVVLLLAGVSASVRLHARGSAH, via the coding sequence ATGGGCCAAGGCATTTCTTTCGGACTGGCAGCAGGCGCCCTCTGGGGACTGGTGTTTCTCGCCCCTCGCCTGCTCCCCGGCTTTTCGCCCCTCGAATTGTCCGCTGCGCGCTACGTGCTTTACGGCCTTGTGTCCGCCTTGCTGCTCGCCCCGCTCTGGGCGCGCCTGCGACATTCGGTCACAGGCAATGACTGGCGTGCGCTGTTCCGCCTGAGTCTGGTCGGGAATCTGATCTATTACCTGTTTCTCGCCGGCGCCGTCCAGATGGCCGGTATTGCCCCGGCGTCGCTGATCGTCGGCGTGCTGCCCGTGACCGTCACGCTGGTCGGCAGCCGGGACCATGGCGCCCTGCCCCTGTCGCGGCTGGCGGGGCCGCTGGCGCTGGTGGCGGCTGGCATCGTCTGCATCAATGTGGATGTCTTCGCGCACGCCACGGCCAATGGTGGCGACTGGCGGCTGACGCTGCTCGGTATTCTCTGCGCCGTCGGGGCGCTGGTGAGCTGGACCTGGTATGCGGTCGCGAATGCACGCTATCTGGCACGCTTTGGCCACTTTACGAGTCAGGAATGGTCGTTGTTGACGGGTGTCGCGACGGGCGTGCTGGCCCTCGCGCTGGCGGTGCCCGCAGTACTGCTGCCGCACCCGGTGGCAGCCGATGTGCCGCGCGACTGGCAGATGTTCATTCTGGTGAACATTGCCGTGGCCGTCGGCGCATCGACCATCGGCAACGCGTTCTGGAATGCCGCCAGCCGGCGCCTGCCGCTGACGCTGTCGGGTCAGATGATCGTGTTTGAAACGCTGTTTGCGCTGGTCTACGGGTTCATCTACGAACACCGGTTGCCGCGCTTGCTGGAAGTGGCCGCCGTCGTGCTGCTGCTGGCCGGGGTGAGCGCCTCGGTGCGGCTGCATGCGCGTGGCTCCGCACACTGA
- the ppsR gene encoding posphoenolpyruvate synthetase regulatory kinase/phosphorylase PpsR, translating into MSEASTPPNSPASPAVAADTSAAAVKPVSVRPVFIVSDGTGITAETFAHSILAQFEMRFRQIRVPFVDSVDKAYETAQRINEMYRVDNVRPIIFSTLVDARANEILRNTQGVILDMFQTFIEPLELELGLKSMHAIGRVHQNADSEAYKNRIEAVNFSLAHDDGQSNKNLKSADVILVGVSRSGKTPTTLYLAMQYGVKAANYPLIPDDFEREKLPSTLDQFKDKIFGLSIDPIRLSEIRNERRPGSKYASLENCRYEVNEAEAMMRREGIKWLSSTHKSIEEIATTILQEIKLERDVY; encoded by the coding sequence ATGAGCGAAGCCTCTACTCCCCCGAATTCCCCGGCAAGCCCCGCCGTTGCTGCCGATACGTCTGCCGCTGCGGTCAAACCCGTGAGCGTGCGCCCGGTCTTTATCGTGTCCGACGGCACGGGCATCACGGCGGAAACCTTCGCGCATTCGATCCTCGCGCAATTCGAGATGCGTTTTCGTCAGATTCGCGTTCCGTTCGTGGATTCCGTCGATAAAGCCTATGAGACGGCGCAACGGATCAATGAAATGTATCGGGTCGACAATGTCCGTCCGATTATTTTCAGCACGCTCGTCGATGCACGGGCGAACGAGATCCTGCGCAACACGCAAGGCGTGATTCTCGATATGTTCCAGACGTTCATCGAGCCGCTCGAACTGGAACTCGGGCTCAAGTCGATGCACGCCATCGGCCGCGTGCACCAGAACGCGGACAGCGAGGCGTACAAGAACCGGATCGAAGCGGTGAATTTCTCGCTCGCGCACGACGATGGTCAGTCGAACAAGAATCTGAAGAGCGCCGATGTGATTCTCGTGGGCGTGTCGCGCAGCGGCAAAACGCCGACGACGTTGTATCTCGCCATGCAGTACGGGGTAAAGGCAGCGAACTACCCGCTGATTCCGGACGATTTCGAGCGCGAGAAACTGCCCTCCACGCTCGATCAGTTCAAAGACAAGATTTTCGGCCTGTCGATCGACCCGATCCGTCTGTCGGAAATTCGTAACGAACGCCGCCCGGGCAGCAAGTACGCCTCGCTGGAGAATTGCCGTTACGAAGTCAACGAAGCGGAAGCCATGATGCGCCGCGAAGGCATCAAGTGGCTGTCGTCGACCCACAAGTCGATCGAAGAAATCGCCACGACGATCCTTCAGGAAATTAAGCTGGAGCGCGACGTGTATTGA
- the guaA gene encoding glutamine-hydrolyzing GMP synthase yields MHDKILILDFGSQVTQLIGRRVREAHVYCEIHPNDVSDEFIREFNPKAVILSGSHASTYEDKDLRAPQAVWELGVPVLGICYGMFAMTVQLGGQVEASDHREFGYAEVRAHAHTPLLEGIEDFRTAEGHGMLKVWMSHGDKVTQLPPGFELMASTPSCPIAGIADVARNYYAVQFHPEVTHTVKGRELLERFVLQIAGAKPDWIMRDHIEEAVKAIREQVGDEEVILGLSGGVDSSVAAALIHRAIGDQLTCVFVDHGLLRLNEGQMVMEMFQGRLHAKVVHVDASAQFMGHLKGVTDPEQKRKIIGREFVEVFQAEAKKLKNAKWLAQGTIYPDVIESGGAKTKKATTIKSHHNVGGLPETLGLKLLEPLRDLFKDEVRELGVALGLPHDMVYRHPFPGPGLGVRILGEVKSEYADLLRRADAIFIEELRNTVEPNSGKTWYELTSQAFAVFLPVKSVGVMGDGRTYEWVVALRAVQTQDFMTAHWAHLPHDLLGKVSNRIINEVRGLNRVVYDISGKPPATIEWE; encoded by the coding sequence ATGCACGACAAAATCCTCATTCTTGACTTCGGCTCGCAAGTCACCCAGCTCATTGGACGCCGCGTTCGCGAAGCGCACGTCTACTGCGAGATCCATCCGAACGACGTTTCGGACGAATTCATCCGCGAATTCAACCCGAAGGCCGTCATTCTGTCGGGCAGCCACGCGAGTACGTACGAAGATAAGGACTTGCGCGCACCGCAGGCGGTCTGGGAACTGGGCGTGCCGGTGCTGGGCATTTGCTACGGCATGTTTGCGATGACGGTGCAGTTGGGCGGTCAGGTCGAGGCCAGCGATCATCGCGAGTTTGGCTATGCCGAAGTGCGTGCGCATGCGCATACGCCGCTGCTTGAAGGCATTGAAGATTTCCGTACGGCCGAAGGCCACGGCATGCTTAAGGTGTGGATGAGCCACGGCGACAAGGTGACGCAACTGCCGCCGGGCTTCGAACTGATGGCATCGACGCCGAGCTGCCCGATTGCCGGCATCGCCGACGTGGCGCGCAACTATTACGCGGTGCAGTTCCACCCGGAAGTCACGCATACCGTGAAGGGCCGCGAGCTGCTGGAGCGCTTTGTGCTCCAGATCGCGGGTGCCAAGCCGGACTGGATCATGCGGGACCACATCGAAGAGGCCGTGAAGGCCATTCGCGAGCAAGTGGGCGACGAGGAAGTGATTTTGGGGTTGTCGGGCGGTGTCGATTCGAGCGTCGCGGCGGCGCTGATTCACCGTGCGATTGGCGATCAACTGACGTGTGTGTTTGTTGACCACGGTCTGCTGCGCCTGAACGAAGGCCAGATGGTGATGGAAATGTTCCAGGGCCGTCTGCATGCGAAGGTGGTGCACGTGGACGCGTCGGCGCAGTTCATGGGTCACCTGAAGGGCGTGACCGATCCGGAGCAGAAGCGCAAGATCATTGGCCGCGAGTTCGTGGAAGTGTTCCAGGCCGAAGCGAAGAAGCTGAAGAATGCGAAGTGGCTGGCACAGGGCACGATTTATCCGGACGTGATCGAGTCGGGCGGTGCGAAGACGAAGAAGGCGACGACGATCAAGAGCCACCACAACGTGGGCGGCCTGCCGGAGACGCTGGGTCTGAAGCTGCTGGAACCGCTGCGCGATCTGTTCAAGGACGAAGTGCGCGAGTTGGGTGTGGCGCTGGGTCTGCCGCACGATATGGTGTATCGCCACCCGTTCCCGGGCCCGGGTCTGGGCGTTCGCATTCTGGGCGAAGTGAAGTCGGAGTATGCCGACCTGCTGCGTCGTGCCGATGCGATCTTCATCGAAGAGCTGCGCAACACGGTCGAGCCGAACAGCGGCAAGACCTGGTATGAACTGACGAGCCAGGCGTTCGCGGTGTTTCTGCCGGTGAAGAGCGTGGGCGTGATGGGCGATGGCCGCACGTATGAGTGGGTGGTGGCACTGCGCGCCGTGCAGACGCAAGACTTCATGACGGCGCACTGGGCCCACCTGCCGCACGATTTGCTCGGCAAGGTCTCGAACCGCATCATCAACGAAGTGCGTGGCCTGAACCGGGTTGTTTATGATATTTCCGGTAAGCCGCCTGCGACGATCGAGTGGGAATAA
- a CDS encoding type II toxin-antitoxin system RatA family toxin has product MAEVSKTVLVHFSAEQMYDLVTNVADYPKFLPWCGGVDIRHQDEHSMEASLLIDFKGLKHSFATRNIQERPHSIQMTFVEGPFKRFHGTWKFTPLRENACKIEFGLHYEFANFLLEKVIGPVFSHIANTFVDAFVKRAEAVYVR; this is encoded by the coding sequence ATGGCCGAAGTCAGCAAAACCGTTCTCGTGCATTTCTCTGCTGAGCAAATGTACGATCTGGTGACCAATGTCGCCGATTACCCCAAATTTCTGCCTTGGTGCGGCGGTGTCGATATTCGGCACCAGGACGAGCACAGCATGGAGGCGTCGCTGCTCATTGACTTCAAGGGCCTGAAGCATTCGTTTGCGACGCGCAATATTCAGGAGCGTCCGCACTCCATTCAGATGACCTTCGTCGAAGGGCCTTTCAAGCGCTTCCATGGCACGTGGAAGTTCACACCGCTGCGCGAGAACGCCTGCAAGATCGAATTCGGCCTGCACTACGAGTTTGCGAATTTTCTGCTCGAAAAGGTCATCGGTCCCGTCTTCAGCCATATCGCGAATACGTTCGTCGATGCCTTCGTTAAGCGCGCGGAGGCAGTTTATGTCCGCTGA
- a CDS encoding SPFH domain-containing protein has product MFALSNVAFILFIIAVIIAARSIKIVPQQHAWVVERLGKYHATLTPGLSIVVPFVDRVAYKHLLKEIPLDVPSQICITKDNTQLQVDGILYFQVTDPMKASYGSSNFIVAITQLAQTTLRSVIGKLELDKTFEERGYINHSVVNALDEAASNWGVKVLRYEIKDLTPPKEILHAMQAQITAEREKRALIAASEGKRQEQINLASGAREAAIQKSEGERQAQINQAQGEASAILAVAEANAEAIHKIATAIQTQGGMEAVNLKVAEQYVDAFSKLAKAGNTLIVPGNLTDMSGMIASALKIVRGTEGGSGGGAGGGGAGAGGAGGTGGVAGFGGSSVRR; this is encoded by the coding sequence ATGTTCGCTCTATCCAACGTCGCGTTCATTCTGTTCATCATTGCGGTCATCATCGCGGCGCGCTCGATCAAGATCGTGCCGCAGCAGCATGCATGGGTGGTTGAGCGTCTCGGCAAGTATCACGCCACGCTCACGCCGGGTCTGTCGATCGTCGTGCCGTTCGTCGATCGCGTGGCCTACAAGCATCTGCTCAAGGAAATTCCGCTCGATGTACCGAGCCAGATCTGTATCACCAAGGACAACACGCAGTTGCAGGTCGACGGCATTCTGTACTTTCAAGTCACCGACCCGATGAAGGCGTCGTATGGTTCGAGTAACTTCATCGTGGCCATCACGCAGCTGGCGCAGACGACGTTGCGTAGCGTGATCGGCAAGCTGGAGCTCGACAAGACGTTCGAAGAGCGTGGATACATCAATCACAGTGTGGTCAATGCGCTGGATGAGGCGGCATCGAACTGGGGGGTGAAGGTGCTGCGTTACGAGATCAAGGACCTCACGCCGCCGAAGGAAATCCTGCACGCCATGCAGGCGCAGATCACGGCTGAGCGTGAAAAGCGCGCGTTGATTGCCGCGTCGGAAGGTAAGCGTCAGGAGCAGATCAACCTTGCGTCTGGCGCGCGCGAAGCGGCGATCCAGAAGTCGGAAGGTGAGCGTCAGGCGCAGATCAATCAGGCACAGGGTGAAGCGTCGGCGATTCTCGCGGTGGCGGAAGCCAATGCCGAGGCCATTCACAAGATTGCGACGGCCATTCAGACGCAAGGCGGTATGGAAGCCGTCAACCTGAAGGTGGCCGAGCAGTATGTCGATGCGTTCAGCAAGCTCGCCAAGGCGGGCAACACGTTGATCGTGCCGGGCAATCTGACGGACATGAGCGGCATGATCGCGTCGGCACTTAAGATCGTGCGTGGCACGGAGGGTGGCTCGGGTGGCGGCGCAGGCGGTGGTGGCGCGGGTGCAGGTGGTGCTGGCGGCACTGGCGGTGTGGCGGGCTTTGGTGGCTCCAGCGTTCGCCGCTGA
- a CDS encoding RnfH family protein encodes MSAEIAIEVCYALPNTQAIVALTLPQGATVGDAIERSGLLKQFPELDLARMKAGVFGKVRALDAAVEAGDRVEIYRPLKADPKLARQRRVDKVRNEGSREGQKWLGSRRGG; translated from the coding sequence ATGTCCGCTGAGATTGCCATCGAAGTTTGCTACGCGCTGCCCAATACGCAGGCCATCGTCGCACTCACGCTGCCGCAAGGCGCGACCGTGGGCGATGCCATCGAGCGCAGCGGTTTGCTGAAGCAATTCCCCGAACTGGATCTGGCTCGCATGAAAGCGGGCGTGTTCGGCAAGGTGCGGGCGCTTGATGCGGCCGTAGAAGCGGGCGACCGCGTGGAAATTTACCGCCCGCTCAAGGCCGATCCGAAACTGGCTCGCCAGCGTCGCGTCGACAAGGTTCGCAACGAGGGCAGCCGAGAGGGCCAGAAGTGGCTCGGGAGCCGTCGCGGCGGTTGA
- the smpB gene encoding SsrA-binding protein SmpB, with the protein MSIIDNKKAFFDYFIEERYEAGIVLEGWEVKAIRAGRAQIKEGYVVVKHGEIFLIGANISPLQTASTHIKPDPVRTRKLLLKADEIKKLIGKVEQRGYTLVPLNFHYSKGLVKCEIGLGKGKKQHDKRETEKQRDWDREKARLMRTPTPAAD; encoded by the coding sequence ATGAGCATCATTGACAACAAGAAAGCCTTCTTCGACTACTTCATCGAGGAGCGATACGAAGCCGGGATCGTACTCGAAGGATGGGAAGTCAAGGCGATTCGCGCCGGGCGGGCGCAGATCAAGGAAGGCTACGTCGTCGTCAAACACGGTGAAATCTTTCTGATCGGCGCAAATATCAGCCCGTTACAGACGGCGTCGACGCACATCAAGCCCGACCCGGTCCGCACGCGCAAGCTGCTGCTCAAGGCCGACGAAATCAAGAAGCTGATCGGCAAGGTCGAGCAGCGCGGCTACACGCTCGTGCCCCTGAACTTCCACTACAGCAAAGGTCTCGTGAAATGCGAGATCGGACTGGGCAAGGGCAAGAAGCAGCACGACAAGCGCGAAACCGAAAAGCAACGCGACTGGGATCGCGAGAAAGCCCGCCTGATGCGCACACCGACGCCCGCGGCAGACTGA
- the guaB gene encoding IMP dehydrogenase, with protein sequence MRLIQKALTFDDVLLVPAHSVVLPRDTSLKTKLTRNITLNMPLLSAAMDTVTEARLAIAMAQQGGIGIIHKNLKPAEQAREVAKVKRFESGVVRDPITIPPHMKVRDVIALSNQHGISGFPVVEGAQLIGIVTNRDLRFEKRLDEPVRAIMTPKDKLITVPEGASPADAEHLMHSHRLERVLVVNDAFELRGLMTVKDITKATEHPLANKDEHGKLRVGAAVGVGPDNEERVELLVAAGVDVIVVDTAHGHSQGVLDRVQWVKKHFPQIEVVGGNIATASAALALVEHGADAVKVGIGPGSICTTRIVAGVGVPQITAIANVAKALKDTGVPLIADGGIRYSGDIAKALAAGAHTVMMGSMFSGTEEAPGEVFLYQGRSYKSYRGMGSVGAMKDGAADRYFQDPANNADKLVPEGIEGRVAYKGSVLAIIHQLTGGIRSSMGYLGCPSIEDLHNRAEFVEITSAGMRESHVHDVQIMKEAPNYHVE encoded by the coding sequence ATGCGTCTGATCCAAAAAGCACTCACTTTCGATGACGTGCTCCTCGTCCCGGCCCACTCGGTCGTTCTCCCGCGCGACACCAGCCTGAAAACCAAGCTCACGCGCAACATCACTTTGAATATGCCTTTGCTGTCGGCCGCCATGGATACGGTGACCGAAGCTCGCTTGGCCATTGCCATGGCCCAGCAGGGCGGTATCGGCATTATTCACAAGAATCTGAAGCCGGCCGAGCAGGCGCGCGAAGTCGCCAAGGTCAAGCGTTTCGAGTCTGGCGTGGTGCGCGACCCGATCACGATTCCGCCGCACATGAAGGTGCGCGACGTGATTGCGCTGTCGAACCAGCATGGCATTTCCGGTTTCCCGGTGGTCGAAGGCGCGCAACTGATCGGTATCGTCACCAACCGCGACTTGCGTTTCGAGAAGCGTCTGGACGAGCCGGTGCGCGCGATCATGACGCCGAAGGACAAGCTGATCACGGTGCCTGAAGGCGCCTCGCCGGCCGATGCCGAGCATCTGATGCACAGCCACCGCCTTGAGCGCGTGCTGGTCGTGAACGATGCCTTCGAGCTGCGCGGCCTGATGACCGTCAAGGACATTACGAAGGCGACCGAGCACCCGCTCGCGAACAAGGACGAACACGGCAAGCTGCGCGTTGGCGCGGCGGTCGGCGTGGGCCCGGACAACGAAGAGCGCGTCGAACTGCTGGTAGCCGCCGGCGTTGACGTCATCGTGGTCGACACGGCACACGGCCACAGCCAGGGCGTGCTGGATCGCGTGCAGTGGGTCAAGAAGCATTTCCCGCAAATCGAAGTCGTCGGCGGCAACATTGCCACGGCAAGTGCCGCACTGGCACTGGTCGAACATGGCGCAGACGCCGTCAAGGTCGGTATCGGCCCGGGTTCGATCTGCACGACGCGTATCGTGGCAGGCGTTGGCGTGCCGCAGATCACGGCGATTGCTAATGTGGCCAAGGCGCTGAAGGACACCGGCGTGCCGCTGATCGCAGACGGTGGTATTCGTTACTCGGGTGACATCGCCAAGGCGCTGGCAGCCGGTGCGCACACCGTGATGATGGGCAGCATGTTCTCGGGCACGGAAGAAGCGCCGGGCGAAGTGTTCCTGTATCAGGGCCGTTCGTACAAGAGCTACCGCGGCATGGGTTCGGTGGGCGCGATGAAGGATGGCGCGGCCGACCGTTACTTCCAGGACCCGGCCAACAACGCCGACAAGCTCGTGCCGGAAGGTATCGAGGGTCGAGTGGCGTATAAGGGTAGTGTGCTGGCGATCATTCACCAGCTGACTGGCGGTATTCGCTCGTCGATGGGCTATCTGGGTTGCCCGTCGATCGAAGACCTGCACAATCGTGCCGAGTTTGTGGAAATCACGTCTGCCGGCATGCGCGAGTCGCATGTTCACGATGTTCAGATCATGAAGGAAGCCCCCAACTACCACGTGGAGTAA
- a CDS encoding NfeD family protein, whose translation MEQAWLWFGVAGLTVVLELASGTFYLLMVALGMFAGGVAALLGVSWPGQLVAAAVVAAVAVWLLRRSKFGRRRIKVDVTADPNANLDIGERLHVEAWQADGSARTKYRGAEWDVELLPGEAPSAGWFVIREVRGSRLFVVHEVA comes from the coding sequence ATGGAGCAGGCTTGGCTGTGGTTCGGCGTTGCCGGATTGACTGTAGTGCTGGAGCTTGCCAGCGGCACGTTCTATCTGCTGATGGTTGCGCTGGGCATGTTTGCGGGCGGTGTGGCGGCGCTGTTGGGCGTTAGTTGGCCGGGGCAATTGGTCGCGGCCGCCGTGGTGGCCGCAGTGGCGGTCTGGCTATTGCGGCGTAGCAAGTTCGGGCGTCGTCGCATCAAGGTCGATGTAACAGCTGATCCGAATGCCAATCTGGATATCGGCGAGCGTTTGCATGTCGAAGCGTGGCAGGCTGACGGCAGTGCGCGTACCAAGTACCGTGGCGCGGAGTGGGATGTCGAGTTGCTGCCGGGTGAGGCGCCGAGTGCCGGTTGGTTCGTGATCCGGGAAGTGCGGGGCAGCCGGTTGTTCGTGGTGCATGAAGTCGCCTAG
- the ppsA gene encoding phosphoenolpyruvate synthase, with protein MTNAAHDGAYVVPFEHLRMTDVESVGGKNASLGEMISQLASAGVRVPGGFATTAFAFREFLQHNNLTERVAKRLEGLDVDNVKALAEAGADIRQWIVDAPLQPQLEKDIREQFARITADQPDASFAVRSSATAEDLPDASFAGQQESYLNVVGIDSVLDRMKHVFASLYNDRAISYRVHKGFTHAEVALSAGVQRMVRSDTGASGVMFTIDTESGFQDVVFITSSYGLGETVVQGAVNPDEFYVFKPTLKAGKYPIIRRTLGSKLLKMEFTQPGEPGRVKTVDVPMELRNRYSITDDDCVELAKYALIIEKHYGRPMDIEWGKDGKDGKIYILQARPETVKSQSAGKIEQRFKLKGDAPVLATGRAIGQKIGAGPVRVIMDPSEMERVQPGDVLVADMTDPNWEPVMKRAAAIVTNRGGRTCHAAIIARELGVPAVVGCGDATDVLKEGALVTVSCAEGDEGKIYDGLLETEVTEIQRGEMPKIPVKIMMNVGNPQLAFDFAQLPNEGVGLARLEFIINNNIGVHPRAILEYPNIDADLKKAVESVARGHASPKAFYVDKLAEGIATIAAAFYPKSVIVRLSDFKSNEYKKLVGGSRYEPDEENPMLGFRGASRYISEDFAEAFAMECRALKRVRDEMGLTNVEIMVPFVRTLGQAERVVNMLAGHGLKRGDNGLKLVMMCEVPSNAILADEFLEYFDGFSIGSNDLTQLTLGLDRDSGMELLAKDFDERDPAVTFMLSRAIKACLAKGKYVGICGQGPSDHPDLAEWLAKEGIASMSLNPDTVVETWQQLAKVLK; from the coding sequence ATGACTAACGCAGCACACGACGGCGCCTACGTGGTGCCGTTTGAGCATCTGCGCATGACCGACGTTGAGTCGGTCGGCGGCAAGAATGCATCGCTTGGTGAAATGATCAGCCAACTGGCCAGCGCCGGCGTGCGCGTGCCGGGTGGTTTCGCCACGACCGCCTTTGCTTTCCGCGAGTTCCTCCAGCACAACAATCTCACCGAACGCGTTGCCAAGCGTCTCGAGGGTCTGGACGTCGATAACGTCAAGGCACTCGCAGAAGCCGGTGCCGACATCCGTCAATGGATCGTCGACGCGCCGCTGCAACCGCAGCTCGAAAAAGACATCCGCGAACAATTCGCACGCATCACGGCCGACCAGCCGGACGCGTCGTTTGCCGTGCGTTCGTCGGCCACCGCTGAAGACCTGCCCGACGCCTCGTTCGCCGGTCAGCAGGAAAGCTACCTGAACGTGGTCGGCATCGACAGCGTGCTCGATCGCATGAAGCACGTTTTCGCGTCGCTCTATAACGACCGCGCCATTTCGTACCGCGTGCACAAGGGCTTCACGCACGCCGAGGTCGCACTGTCGGCCGGCGTGCAGCGCATGGTCCGCTCGGACACGGGCGCATCGGGTGTGATGTTTACCATCGATACCGAATCGGGCTTCCAGGACGTGGTGTTCATCACGTCGAGCTACGGTCTGGGCGAGACGGTGGTGCAGGGCGCTGTGAACCCGGACGAGTTCTACGTCTTCAAGCCGACGCTCAAGGCCGGCAAGTACCCGATCATTCGCCGCACGCTGGGCTCGAAGCTCCTGAAGATGGAATTCACGCAACCGGGCGAACCGGGCCGTGTGAAGACCGTTGATGTGCCGATGGAACTGCGCAACCGCTACTCGATCACCGACGACGATTGCGTCGAGCTGGCCAAGTACGCGCTGATCATCGAAAAGCACTACGGCCGTCCGATGGACATCGAGTGGGGCAAGGACGGCAAGGATGGCAAGATTTACATCCTGCAAGCGCGCCCGGAAACGGTGAAGAGCCAGTCGGCCGGCAAGATCGAACAACGCTTCAAGCTCAAGGGCGATGCCCCGGTGCTGGCCACGGGCCGTGCCATTGGTCAGAAGATCGGCGCCGGTCCTGTGCGCGTGATCATGGACCCGAGCGAGATGGAACGTGTGCAGCCGGGCGACGTGCTCGTGGCCGACATGACCGACCCGAACTGGGAGCCGGTGATGAAGCGCGCTGCGGCCATCGTGACGAACCGTGGCGGCCGTACGTGCCACGCGGCCATCATCGCGCGTGAGCTGGGTGTGCCGGCCGTGGTCGGTTGCGGCGACGCCACCGACGTGCTCAAGGAAGGCGCACTGGTGACGGTGTCGTGTGCCGAGGGCGACGAAGGCAAGATCTACGACGGTCTGCTCGAGACCGAAGTGACCGAGATCCAGCGCGGCGAAATGCCGAAGATCCCGGTGAAGATCATGATGAACGTGGGCAACCCGCAACTCGCTTTCGATTTCGCGCAACTGCCGAACGAAGGCGTGGGTCTGGCCCGTCTGGAATTCATCATCAACAACAACATCGGCGTGCACCCGCGCGCGATTCTCGAGTACCCGAACATCGACGCGGACCTGAAGAAGGCGGTCGAGTCGGTGGCTCGCGGTCATGCGTCGCCGAAGGCGTTCTACGTCGACAAGCTGGCCGAAGGGATTGCCACCATCGCGGCGGCGTTCTACCCGAAGAGCGTGATTGTGCGTCTGTCGGACTTCAAGTCCAACGAGTACAAGAAGCTGGTCGGCGGTTCGCGTTACGAGCCGGATGAAGAAAACCCGATGCTGGGTTTCCGTGGCGCCTCGCGCTACATCTCGGAAGACTTCGCCGAAGCGTTCGCCATGGAGTGCCGTGCACTCAAGCGCGTGCGCGACGAAATGGGTCTGACGAACGTCGAAATCATGGTGCCGTTCGTGCGTACGCTGGGCCAGGCCGAGCGTGTGGTCAACATGCTCGCAGGTCATGGCCTGAAGCGTGGCGACAACGGTCTGAAGCTGGTGATGATGTGCGAAGTGCCGTCGAACGCCATTCTGGCCGACGAGTTCCTCGAGTACTTCGACGGCTTCTCGATCGGCTCGAACGACCTGACGCAGCTCACGCTGGGTCTGGACCGCGACTCGGGCATGGAACTGCTGGCCAAGGACTTCGACGAACGCGATCCGGCGGTGACCTTCATGCTCAGCCGTGCCATCAAGGCATGTCTGGCGAAGGGCAAGTACGTCGGCATTTGCGGTCAGGGTCCGTCGGACCATCCGGATCTGGCCGAATGGCTGGCGAAGGAAGGCATTGCGTCCATGTCGCTCAACCCGGATACGGTGGTCGAGACGTGGCAGCAACTCGCCAAGGTGTTGAAGTGA